One segment of Triticum aestivum cultivar Chinese Spring chromosome 2A, IWGSC CS RefSeq v2.1, whole genome shotgun sequence DNA contains the following:
- the LOC123186748 gene encoding Werner Syndrome-like exonuclease: MGTETFVTDVAFEDDVITTTVTSSGDAVVAWLRKIRYAYRWVYHKLIVGLDVEWRPSFGPGYNRAALLQLCVGRRCLIFQLLHADYIPRSLESFLADPDFRFVGVGVQDDADRLRNDHDLVVNNTVDLRGLAADGMRRPWLRQAGLKDITGAVMRANLEKPQRVRTGAWDAYRLSHEQIKYACIDAFVSFEVGRKLLTGDYYCSSDDEEEEEGVEEEDGSYYSDEYGSSEDY; the protein is encoded by the coding sequence ATGGGCACCGAGACGTTCGTCACCGACGTGGCCTTCGAGGACGACgtcatcaccaccaccgtcacgtCCTCCGGCGACGCCGTCGTGGCCTGGCTCCGCAAGATCCGGTACGCCTACCGCTGGGTGTACCACAAGCTCATCGTGGGTCTGGACGTGGAGTGGCGCCCCAGCTTCGGCCCCGGGTACAACCGCGCCGCGCTCCTCCAGCTCTGCGTCGGccgccgctgcctcatcttccagctcctccACGCCGACTACATCCCGCGGTCCCTCGAGAGCTTCCTCGCCGACCCGGACTTCCGCTTCGTCGGCGTGGGCGTGCAGGACGACGCGGACCGCCTCCGCAACGACCACGACCTCGTGGTGAACAACACCGTCGACCTGCGCGGCCTCGCGGCCGACGGGATGCGCAGGCCGTGGCTCCGGCAGGCCGGGCTCAAGGACATCACGGGCGCCGTCATGAGGGCCAACCTGGAGAAGCCACAGCGTGTGAGGACGGGGGCCTGGGACGCCTACCGCCTCTCCCATGAGCAGATCAAGTACGCCTGCATCGACGCGTTCGTTTCCTTCGAGGTCGGCCGGAAGCTCCTCACCGGTGACTACTACTGCTCCTctgatgatgaagaggaggaggagggggtggaagAAGAAGATGGCTCCTACTACTCCGATGAGTATGGCTCCTCTGAGGACTACTGA